A genome region from Blautia coccoides includes the following:
- the rsfS gene encoding ribosome silencing factor: protein MNSKEIARMACEALEDKKALEVKIINIEKVSTLADYFIIASGSNRNQVQAMADNVEEILGKAQIEPKQIEGYQNANWILMDYRDVVIHIFDEENRLFYDLERIWRDGSLIEKEELDK, encoded by the coding sequence ATGAACAGTAAGGAAATCGCACGGATGGCGTGTGAAGCATTGGAAGACAAAAAGGCGCTGGAAGTAAAAATCATCAATATTGAAAAGGTATCCACTTTGGCAGACTATTTCATTATTGCCAGCGGCAGCAACCGGAATCAGGTACAGGCCATGGCAGATAACGTAGAAGAAATCCTTGGGAAAGCACAGATAGAGCCAAAGCAGATCGAAGGCTACCAGAATGCAAATTGGATCCTGATGGATTACAGGGACGTGGTAATTCATATTTTTGATGAGGAGAACCGCCTTTTCTATGATTTGGAGAGAATCTGGAGAGATGGCTCCCTGATTGAAAAAGAAGAGCTGGATAAATAG
- the tnpB gene encoding IS66 family insertion sequence element accessory protein TnpB (TnpB, as the term is used for proteins encoded by IS66 family insertion elements, is considered an accessory protein, since TnpC, encoded by a neighboring gene, is a DDE family transposase.) — protein MLGDISGLEKIYIVCGYTDMRKSIDGLCAIIEDQLKMDPTSSALFLFCGRRRDRIKALFHEPDGFVLVYKRLSIRGGYQWPRKQSEVRNLSWREFDWLMSGIDIDQPKALKAE, from the coding sequence ATGTTAGGTGATATCTCCGGCCTCGAAAAAATCTACATTGTCTGCGGCTATACCGATATGCGCAAATCGATCGATGGTCTCTGTGCCATTATCGAAGACCAGCTTAAGATGGATCCGACATCCAGTGCGCTCTTCCTGTTCTGTGGAAGAAGACGGGACAGGATCAAAGCTCTGTTCCATGAACCGGATGGTTTTGTCCTGGTCTATAAACGGTTGTCTATCCGGGGCGGGTATCAATGGCCAAGGAAGCAGTCGGAAGTCCGGAATCTTTCCTGGAGGGAGTTCGACTGGCTAATGTCAGGAATTGATATCGACCAGCCAAAAGCACTCAAAGCAGAGTAA
- the tnpA gene encoding IS66 family insertion sequence element accessory protein TnpA, with protein sequence MTTTRKARVPMAEQIRLINECRQSGMTDADWCRENDIAVSTFYNWVSRCRKAAADQIPAPNYGHCGIAHSKQDVVPIDIVSDHLPEQHIASQMHQTNLDNSHTIEVSMNNVTIRISNDADPALLTRTLRLIRETSC encoded by the coding sequence ATGACAACTACTCGCAAAGCCCGTGTTCCGATGGCGGAACAGATCCGGCTTATCAATGAATGCCGCCAAAGCGGCATGACAGATGCTGACTGGTGTCGTGAAAACGATATCGCAGTAAGCACTTTTTATAACTGGGTCAGCCGCTGCAGAAAAGCAGCAGCGGATCAGATCCCGGCACCGAATTATGGTCATTGTGGGATCGCGCATTCAAAACAGGATGTGGTTCCCATTGACATTGTTTCGGATCACCTTCCAGAACAGCATATAGCATCGCAGATGCACCAAACGAACCTTGACAATTCACATACGATTGAAGTGTCCATGAATAATGTAACAATCCGCATCAGCAATGATGCCGATCCTGCCCTGCTCACCAGGACACTCCGCCTGATCCGGGAGACCTCATGTTAG